A region from the Candidatus Thiothrix putei genome encodes:
- a CDS encoding transposase, with protein MNSTERALIAQRWSLLQIEILPCFNDAFGTLTPKLEKLIHVLELTRIEDFVRSFRDGSGRPATERSWFANAFVAKSVLNIVNTRALIDRLQNDRSLRRICGFPLTKKLPSESTFSRAFAEFAEQRLAERVHETLVKTYLGDALIGHLCRDSTAIEARERPVAEEKPKKKQGQTRIQRQREQSLQQALDEIPVQCNRGTKKNAQGYKHSWNGYKLHIDTADCGVPIAAILSSASFHDSGAAIPLSQISAQRVTSLYDLMDAAYCSADLHEYSRHLGHVPLIDHNPRGGQKEAFEPADAERYKIRSTVERTNARLKDEFGGRNVWVQGAQKVYSHLMFGILVLSADQLMRVLL; from the coding sequence ATGAATTCTACCGAACGCGCCCTGATTGCACAACGCTGGAGTTTGCTGCAAATTGAAATACTGCCTTGCTTCAATGATGCCTTTGGCACATTGACCCCCAAGCTTGAAAAGCTCATTCACGTACTGGAGCTGACGCGCATTGAAGATTTTGTGCGCTCTTTTCGTGATGGGTCTGGACGGCCAGCGACGGAGCGATCTTGGTTTGCCAATGCTTTTGTCGCCAAAAGCGTGCTCAATATTGTCAATACGCGAGCACTCATTGACCGGCTGCAAAACGATCGCTCCCTGCGACGCATCTGCGGGTTTCCCCTGACCAAGAAACTGCCTTCCGAATCCACCTTTTCACGTGCCTTCGCTGAATTTGCTGAACAGCGTTTAGCGGAACGTGTGCATGAAACGTTGGTGAAAACGTATTTGGGCGATGCGCTGATCGGCCACCTGTGTCGGGATTCAACAGCCATTGAGGCACGTGAACGGCCTGTTGCCGAGGAAAAGCCAAAGAAAAAACAAGGGCAAACACGGATTCAGCGCCAACGGGAACAGTCACTTCAGCAAGCACTCGATGAGATACCGGTTCAGTGTAACCGGGGGACGAAGAAGAATGCCCAAGGCTACAAGCACAGTTGGAACGGCTACAAACTGCATATCGATACCGCCGATTGTGGTGTCCCGATAGCAGCCATTCTGTCTTCCGCCTCCTTTCACGACAGCGGGGCAGCCATCCCACTCTCTCAAATCAGTGCCCAACGTGTCACCAGTCTCTACGACCTGATGGATGCGGCCTATTGCAGTGCTGATTTGCACGAATACAGCCGTCATCTGGGGCATGTCCCTCTGATTGATCACAATCCTCGCGGCGGACAGAAAGAAGCGTTTGAACCTGCTGATGCCGAGCGTTACAAAATTCGCAGCACCGTAGAACGAACCAATGCCCGCCTGAAGGATGAATTTGGTGGTCGGAATGTGTGGGTGCAAGGTGCGCAAAAAGTTTACAGCCACTTGATGTTTGGGATTTTGGTGTTGAGTGCTGATCAACTGATGCGTGTCTTGTTATAA
- the csx16 gene encoding CRISPR-associated protein Csx16, giving the protein MTTYFISRHAGAVDWAESEGFHVDARLAHFDVDIVQPGDRILGTLPINLVAEVNARGGTYFHLTLELPAEARGKELTAEDMRTYGARLEGYAAQKHT; this is encoded by the coding sequence ATGACCACTTACTTTATTTCGCGCCATGCTGGGGCAGTCGATTGGGCAGAATCGGAAGGCTTTCATGTCGATGCGCGGCTGGCACATTTCGATGTGGACATCGTGCAACCGGGTGACAGAATCCTTGGCACATTGCCAATCAATCTGGTGGCGGAAGTGAATGCACGCGGCGGCACGTATTTTCATCTGACGTTGGAATTGCCCGCCGAGGCGCGGGGTAAGGAGCTGACGGCGGAGGATATGCGTACCTACGGGGCGCGGTTGGAAGGGTATGCGGCACAGAAACATACTTGA
- the csm6 gene encoding CRISPR-associated ring nuclease Csm6 has translation MTTEKNQPEHFDRRILLMVAGHSPAIITETLYALPANQKPTEIRIITTASGKNLLKEQLLGANNIIEQLCKAHEIPVPLFDESCIYVIASKDGDELQDIQTEAENEITADFITTKVRELTQDSDCSLHVSIAGGRKTMTYYLGYALSVFGRIQDRMSHVLVEDRYAIPGFFYPTKESHILANSRTGQTFDAKEVKVMLGQLPFIRLRDGLTDDLLNKQELSYSDIIEIAQRQLSPISVRVVYGSEEEETKLYCGGEEITLPPAQLALYVWMLQRHKEGKPAVTFTDKITKAALAEDFKAVYAELSNKSGHYDNAKESVKSMDTDYFGTPRTKTNNMLNTILGKPKAKAYLLQSNGRKNAKKYSLSNNLNSEYISFEYPVKQLKKPIF, from the coding sequence ATGACAACCGAAAAAAACCAACCGGAACACTTCGATCGCCGCATTTTACTGATGGTAGCAGGGCATTCACCCGCCATTATCACCGAAACGCTGTATGCGCTGCCTGCTAATCAAAAACCCACGGAAATCCGCATTATCACCACCGCCAGCGGCAAAAATCTACTCAAAGAACAATTGCTGGGGGCAAACAACATCATTGAGCAATTGTGCAAAGCGCATGAAATACCTGTACCACTGTTTGATGAATCGTGCATTTATGTCATTGCTTCTAAAGACGGTGATGAACTGCAAGACATCCAAACCGAAGCAGAGAATGAAATCACCGCCGATTTTATTACCACGAAAGTGCGTGAGTTGACGCAAGATAGTGATTGCAGCCTGCACGTTTCCATTGCCGGTGGGCGCAAGACGATGACGTATTACCTCGGCTACGCGCTATCGGTGTTTGGGCGCATTCAAGACCGTATGTCGCATGTATTGGTTGAAGACCGTTACGCCATTCCGGGCTTTTTCTACCCCACCAAAGAAAGCCATATTCTGGCTAACAGCCGCACAGGGCAAACATTCGATGCCAAAGAGGTGAAAGTGATGCTGGGGCAACTCCCATTCATCCGCCTGCGTGACGGCTTAACCGACGACTTGCTCAACAAACAAGAACTCAGTTACAGCGACATTATCGAAATCGCCCAACGCCAGCTTTCCCCCATTAGTGTGCGTGTCGTTTATGGAAGCGAGGAAGAGGAAACAAAATTGTATTGCGGCGGGGAAGAGATTACCTTGCCGCCCGCTCAACTGGCTTTGTATGTATGGATGCTGCAACGCCATAAAGAAGGAAAACCTGCCGTCACTTTTACCGATAAAATAACAAAAGCAGCACTTGCAGAAGACTTCAAAGCAGTTTACGCCGAACTCTCCAATAAATCAGGGCATTACGATAACGCCAAAGAGAGCGTTAAAAGCATGGATACTGATTACTTCGGCACACCGCGCACCAAGACCAATAACATGCTCAATACCATACTTGGCAAACCCAAGGCAAAAGCCTATTTGCTGCAATCGAATGGCAGAAAAAATGCTAAAAAATACAGCCTATCCAATAATTTGAATTCTGAGTACATCAGTTTTGAATACCCTGTAAAACAACTGAAAAAGCCAATTTTCTAA
- the cas1 gene encoding CRISPR-associated endonuclease Cas1, which yields MLLVIDRKETTVRYATGALRLERPDEPAKTIPLQMLEQVVVYGNPLVESAVWRALAEAGVPATLVDLRGKQHSAFLGAGLATQLPTRRMQHRCADDASKQLAVARYIVQQKLRGYALPLQHLHTLYGVEEERVQAFQMQVEQTLAKLPNANSINSLSGLEGQIAAAWFALLSTALGQWHFTGRNRQPPRDPVNALLSLGYTLMLSEVRHALLQAGFDTALGFLHQDYPGRESLPLDVLELFRGSVDALVLQWLHHTPLDNSSFYYREAEGCRLSKATRPAFYAAWASYRQQCPRPFAPCEATAEWGTASLREIINGQVARLREVLKAVDTGGRHHEYFGDGDAAGDLG from the coding sequence ATGCTCTTGGTGATTGATCGCAAGGAAACCACGGTGCGCTATGCCACTGGCGCGTTACGGCTGGAACGCCCGGATGAGCCTGCGAAAACCATTCCGCTCCAGATGTTGGAACAGGTGGTGGTGTACGGCAATCCGCTGGTGGAAAGCGCGGTGTGGCGGGCGTTGGCGGAGGCAGGCGTACCCGCCACCTTGGTGGATTTGCGTGGCAAACAGCACAGCGCGTTTTTGGGCGCAGGCTTGGCAACGCAATTGCCGACGCGGCGGATGCAACACCGTTGTGCCGATGATGCCAGCAAGCAGTTGGCGGTAGCGCGGTATATCGTGCAGCAAAAATTGCGGGGGTATGCGCTGCCGTTGCAACACTTGCACACGCTGTATGGGGTGGAGGAAGAGCGGGTGCAAGCCTTCCAGATGCAAGTGGAACAAACACTGGCAAAGCTACCGAATGCCAACAGCATTAACAGCTTAAGCGGCTTGGAAGGGCAAATTGCTGCCGCATGGTTTGCGTTGTTAAGCACGGCATTGGGGCAGTGGCATTTCACGGGGCGTAACCGTCAGCCGCCGCGTGATCCGGTGAATGCGTTGCTGTCGCTGGGGTATACGCTGATGTTGAGCGAGGTGCGCCACGCATTGTTGCAAGCGGGCTTTGATACGGCGCTGGGGTTTCTGCATCAGGATTATCCGGGGCGGGAGTCGTTGCCGTTGGATGTGCTGGAACTGTTCCGGGGGTCGGTGGATGCGCTGGTATTGCAATGGCTGCACCACACGCCGCTCGATAACAGCAGTTTTTATTACCGTGAGGCGGAAGGTTGCCGCTTGAGCAAAGCGACACGCCCGGCGTTTTATGCGGCGTGGGCCAGCTACCGCCAGCAATGCCCGCGTCCGTTTGCACCGTGTGAGGCGACGGCGGAATGGGGAACAGCGAGTTTGCGGGAAATCATTAATGGGCAGGTGGCACGTCTGCGTGAGGTGCTGAAAGCCGTGGATACTGGGGGGAGACACCATGAGTATTTTGGAGACGGCGATGCAGCCGGAGACCTTGGATAA
- a CDS encoding putative CRISPR-associated protein, translating to MPNLIISTCGTSLLTNNADGDVRSLLIRHANLKSASDCPTAERLLIDNHLRQRASHVKQAGDAELAKLSAEMNAIFKFYDGNPTPQDMHILIHTDTWLGRETGNLLRDVLSQRGFSVDTPTISDLRTQDLDSFQLALSELVKWAVETLPAYQQQQYNIIFNLTGGFKSIQGFMQTLAMLYADETIYIFESNKELLRLPRLPVRLDGEQIVRDHLAVLRPLALGLPVSSDAVDALPETLVLRLDTDRALSPWGELLWQQHKTAVYRESFHAAPSANIQFTDTFQRSIAGLSPDRYERLNQQIDKLAQYLHSQRATNLASLDVKALHVPRHGGCTHEFDAWHDQNAKRVFGWLKGDTFICEILENGVGH from the coding sequence ATGCCCAACCTGATCATTTCCACCTGCGGCACTAGCTTGCTCACCAACAACGCAGACGGCGACGTGCGCTCCTTGTTGATTCGCCACGCCAACCTGAAAAGTGCCAGCGACTGCCCGACCGCCGAACGGCTGCTCATCGACAATCACTTGCGCCAACGCGCCAGCCATGTAAAGCAAGCCGGTGATGCCGAGCTTGCCAAACTCAGCGCGGAAATGAACGCCATCTTCAAATTCTACGACGGCAACCCGACCCCGCAAGACATGCACATCCTCATTCACACCGACACTTGGTTAGGGCGTGAAACCGGCAATTTGCTGCGCGACGTGCTAAGCCAACGCGGTTTCAGTGTGGATACCCCCACCATCAGCGACTTGCGCACCCAAGACCTCGACAGTTTCCAGCTTGCCCTGTCGGAGCTGGTCAAATGGGCGGTGGAAACCCTGCCCGCGTACCAACAACAGCAATACAACATCATTTTCAACCTCACCGGCGGCTTTAAAAGCATTCAAGGATTTATGCAAACCCTCGCCATGCTCTACGCGGACGAAACCATTTATATCTTTGAAAGCAATAAAGAGCTATTGCGCCTGCCCCGCCTGCCGGTACGTTTGGATGGTGAGCAAATCGTGCGTGACCACCTCGCGGTGTTGCGCCCGCTCGCGCTCGGCTTGCCAGTATCAAGCGATGCCGTGGATGCCTTACCCGAAACCTTGGTCTTGCGCCTTGACACTGACCGCGCCCTATCACCTTGGGGGGAACTGTTGTGGCAACAGCATAAAACGGCGGTCTACCGTGAAAGTTTTCACGCCGCGCCATCTGCCAATATTCAATTCACTGACACATTTCAGCGTTCCATTGCCGGGCTGTCACCGGATCGTTATGAACGCCTGAATCAGCAAATCGACAAACTGGCGCAATACCTGCACTCGCAACGTGCTACCAATCTCGCCTCTTTGGATGTAAAAGCCCTGCACGTGCCGCGTCACGGCGGTTGCACCCACGAATTCGATGCATGGCACGACCAAAACGCCAAGCGTGTGTTCGGCTGGCTCAAGGGTGATACGTTCATCTGCGAAATTTTAGAAAACGGCGTAGGGCATTAA
- the csx2 gene encoding TIGR02221 family CRISPR-associated protein: MRLISFLGLGEAKRDSDGKPTGEYVYQPTTYRFNQDPQTDINDTCYVVRAIAQGYVIEEKGTGSHKVNEVVLLATEQAEKAHLHKVLAEFEANQLPQPRVVRVPFGANSEQQWEQFNTILENIPQGNDKKVIFDITHGFRSQPFFAAAVINYVRSTRSIEEIPDMRILYGEYNREKRVSDIWDMSTFINLLDWSSSLQSFMKTGHGAGLATLARQENVSIQKAGQSERPRTLGRLAESIRAFSDNISTVRVPQIITGKASDRGSVLNVLSCIAQSEVEVRTHFMPLFPVLEQLKAKLQAIPADSLFSPQGHQAMLELAKLYVSYERYPEAAIVLREGWISVYADTQMSDDDLLTKAAREQVENRWFEVESQLRDHDKKCAADDLANLRNDIQHGGFRTGRKPADFLINDLNRLVQRFAEKVASSAHPVETAG; the protein is encoded by the coding sequence ATGCGACTAATCAGCTTTCTTGGTCTTGGTGAAGCCAAACGTGACTCAGATGGCAAGCCGACGGGTGAATATGTTTACCAGCCAACCACTTACCGCTTTAACCAAGACCCTCAAACGGACATTAACGACACCTGCTATGTCGTGCGGGCAATTGCACAAGGCTATGTCATTGAGGAAAAAGGCACAGGTTCTCACAAAGTCAACGAGGTGGTATTGCTGGCAACCGAACAGGCAGAAAAGGCGCATTTGCATAAAGTTCTTGCTGAATTTGAGGCAAATCAATTACCGCAACCGCGTGTTGTCCGTGTTCCTTTTGGGGCAAATTCTGAACAGCAGTGGGAGCAATTCAATACCATTTTGGAAAATATCCCGCAAGGGAACGATAAAAAAGTGATTTTTGATATTACCCACGGCTTCCGCTCGCAACCTTTTTTTGCTGCTGCGGTGATCAACTATGTTCGTTCAACCCGTAGCATAGAAGAGATACCCGATATGCGTATTCTGTATGGTGAATATAACCGTGAGAAACGTGTCTCTGATATTTGGGATATGAGTACTTTTATCAATCTATTGGATTGGTCAAGCAGTCTGCAAAGCTTTATGAAAACCGGGCATGGTGCGGGCTTGGCAACGCTGGCACGTCAGGAAAATGTCAGCATCCAAAAAGCAGGACAAAGCGAACGTCCGAGAACATTGGGACGTTTGGCGGAATCCATCCGTGCATTTTCCGACAATATTTCCACGGTGCGTGTCCCGCAAATCATCACAGGTAAAGCCAGCGATAGAGGTAGCGTGCTTAATGTGCTCTCCTGTATTGCGCAAAGCGAAGTCGAAGTGCGCACCCATTTCATGCCATTGTTCCCGGTGTTGGAACAGTTGAAAGCCAAGCTGCAAGCTATTCCGGCGGATTCGTTGTTTAGCCCGCAGGGGCATCAGGCGATGTTGGAGCTGGCGAAATTGTACGTCAGCTACGAGCGTTACCCCGAAGCGGCGATTGTGTTACGCGAAGGCTGGATTTCTGTTTATGCCGATACACAGATGAGCGATGACGATCTGCTTACCAAAGCAGCGCGGGAGCAAGTAGAAAATCGTTGGTTCGAGGTCGAGAGCCAATTGCGCGACCACGATAAAAAATGTGCGGCTGATGATCTCGCCAATTTGCGCAATGACATTCAACACGGTGGTTTTAGAACGGGCAGGAAGCCAGCCGATTTTCTGATTAATGATCTGAACCGTTTGGTGCAGCGTTTTGCCGAGAAAGTTGCATCCTCCGCTCACCCAGTGGAAACTGCCGGATAA
- a CDS encoding RAMP superfamily CRISPR-associated protein, translated as MKTNTMESVTLHITPLSPVHVGIGEDYEPTNYVMEEEALFAFDSDVANRVLTERQRKDLLEMVSKPTRRAEDMIKQVQDFFYNNRKPLAAASSHFLPVSAGVFDLYQKRVGQSANRESGGKSVVNKLAIQRTFFNPYSQHPIIPGSSIKGAIRTALLDDANDGQGLSEEVHRLKPTQRNQALQKELFKGSFATDPMRLISLGDANYQTPTLFGSEIRFAVDRKKKEVVKDGQIVQSQAEAQNLYQLLECLPALRYRSFGGTLSVQDLQGMTGKGTPAKELRWTVQDIAAACNYFYHRRFVAEMKVLRERRYLHPDWEKLAEAISSGVIFQKMKAGKAFLLRVGRHSGAESVTIEGVRNIKILQGKGQQPKYEPEAKTVWLAANTEKDRGGMLPFGWVLVELDDAPDAELQALLKPWQDKDQQRQEQLQQASGKHSAALQAQQAAIIAESEPEIWAGARIKFNRANGTLTVEKSGKTVNALKPKGEELLNTLPAPVKQKVMSNQFVKVNAYVQDKELMKVESV; from the coding sequence ATGAAAACCAATACAATGGAAAGCGTCACCCTGCACATCACACCGTTATCACCTGTGCATGTGGGGATTGGCGAAGACTACGAACCCACCAACTACGTGATGGAAGAGGAAGCACTGTTTGCGTTTGACAGCGATGTCGCCAACCGCGTTTTGACCGAACGGCAACGTAAAGACCTGCTGGAGATGGTGAGCAAACCGACGCGCCGCGCCGAAGACATGATCAAGCAGGTACAGGATTTCTTCTACAACAACCGCAAACCATTGGCGGCTGCATCCAGCCATTTCCTGCCTGTCAGTGCTGGCGTGTTTGATTTGTACCAGAAGCGTGTTGGGCAAAGTGCCAATCGTGAAAGCGGTGGCAAAAGCGTGGTCAACAAGCTCGCTATCCAGCGCACCTTTTTCAACCCGTATAGCCAGCATCCCATTATTCCCGGTAGCAGTATCAAAGGCGCAATCCGCACCGCCTTATTGGATGATGCAAATGATGGTCAGGGTTTGTCAGAAGAAGTGCATCGTTTAAAACCAACTCAGCGAAATCAGGCATTACAAAAAGAGTTGTTCAAAGGCAGTTTTGCCACTGACCCAATGCGGCTAATTAGCTTGGGCGATGCGAATTACCAGACCCCAACACTCTTTGGTAGTGAAATCCGTTTTGCTGTTGACCGGAAGAAAAAAGAAGTCGTCAAAGACGGGCAAATTGTGCAATCACAAGCAGAAGCCCAAAACCTTTACCAGCTTCTGGAATGTTTACCAGCATTACGCTACCGCAGTTTTGGTGGCACATTGAGCGTACAAGACCTGCAAGGCATGACAGGTAAAGGCACACCAGCCAAGGAATTACGCTGGACGGTGCAAGACATTGCCGCTGCTTGCAATTACTTCTATCACAGGCGTTTCGTCGCTGAAATGAAAGTCTTACGGGAACGCCGCTATCTGCACCCTGACTGGGAAAAACTTGCCGAAGCCATTAGCAGTGGCGTGATTTTCCAGAAAATGAAGGCTGGCAAAGCCTTTTTGCTACGAGTTGGGCGACATAGCGGGGCTGAATCCGTCACTATCGAAGGTGTCCGTAACATCAAAATCCTGCAAGGCAAAGGTCAACAACCCAAATACGAACCCGAAGCGAAAACCGTATGGTTGGCAGCCAACACGGAAAAAGATCGTGGTGGGATGTTGCCTTTCGGTTGGGTATTGGTGGAACTGGACGATGCACCCGATGCTGAACTGCAAGCCTTGCTGAAACCTTGGCAGGACAAAGACCAGCAGCGGCAAGAACAATTGCAGCAAGCCAGCGGCAAACACAGTGCAGCATTACAGGCACAACAAGCCGCGATTATTGCCGAATCCGAACCTGAAATCTGGGCTGGCGCACGGATCAAATTCAACCGTGCTAATGGCACATTGACGGTTGAGAAAAGCGGTAAAACGGTCAATGCACTCAAGCCAAAAGGCGAAGAACTGCTGAATACCCTACCTGCTCCCGTCAAACAAAAAGTGATGAGCAATCAGTTTGTGAAAGTGAATGCTTACGTTCAGGACAAAGAGTTAATGAAAGTTGAATCGGTATAG
- a CDS encoding reverse transcriptase domain-containing protein yields the protein MSILETAMQPETLDKAWNLLKTEHTPWSVTVDREQLQRNLMRYLLQCREAVLSGRYQPQPLRQFTMAKPDGKQRVISAQYLQDKLVQRALLIVLEPNAEAIFHHDSYAYRRGRSVQMALSKARERIRIGQDWLVDADISKFFDNIPLTPLQKKLKAFVKDSDALALIEKWLKQGAHSSSLFGTSRGISQGSILSPLFCNVYMNEFDQALADAHIPFVRFADDFLLFANDEATAHKALAFAGKKLTQMGLELHPTKTQVVRSSRKVIFLGEPLPQR from the coding sequence ATGAGTATTTTGGAGACGGCGATGCAGCCGGAGACCTTGGATAAGGCGTGGAATCTGTTGAAAACCGAGCATACGCCTTGGTCGGTGACGGTGGATCGTGAGCAGTTGCAGCGTAATTTGATGCGCTATTTGTTGCAGTGCCGTGAGGCGGTGTTGTCGGGGCGTTATCAGCCGCAGCCGTTGCGCCAGTTTACGATGGCGAAGCCGGATGGCAAGCAGCGGGTGATTTCCGCGCAATATTTGCAGGATAAGCTGGTGCAACGTGCCTTGCTGATTGTGTTGGAGCCGAATGCAGAGGCGATTTTCCACCACGACAGTTACGCTTATCGGCGTGGGCGTAGCGTGCAAATGGCGTTGAGCAAGGCACGGGAACGTATCCGCATTGGGCAGGATTGGCTGGTAGATGCGGACATTAGCAAGTTTTTCGATAATATTCCGCTGACACCGTTGCAAAAGAAGCTGAAAGCCTTCGTCAAGGACAGCGACGCGCTGGCGCTCATCGAAAAATGGCTGAAACAGGGGGCGCATTCGAGCAGTTTGTTTGGGACTTCGCGGGGGATCTCGCAAGGCTCGATCTTGTCGCCGTTGTTTTGTAACGTGTACATGAATGAGTTCGATCAGGCGTTGGCGGATGCGCATATTCCGTTTGTGCGCTTTGCGGATGATTTCCTGTTGTTCGCCAACGATGAGGCGACAGCGCACAAGGCATTGGCGTTTGCTGGCAAAAAGCTGACGCAAATGGGGCTGGAATTGCACCCGACGAAGACGCAGGTAGTGCGTAGCAGCCGCAAGGTGATCTTTCTGGGTGAGCCGTTGCCGCAACGCTAG
- the cas2 gene encoding CRISPR-associated endonuclease Cas2, with translation MKQWHLLAYDVRDEKRLRKVHYYLRKRAVPLQKSVFLLHCSAADLATTLQGVRERAHLREDDIRLYPVHTPAAIWAAGQQNSAVEDLYAGKASATPADTGWLQQLKQTLFG, from the coding sequence ATGAAGCAATGGCATCTGCTGGCGTATGACGTGCGCGACGAAAAACGCTTACGCAAAGTGCATTACTACCTGCGCAAACGCGCCGTGCCGCTGCAAAAGTCGGTGTTTTTGCTGCACTGTTCGGCAGCGGATTTGGCAACGACGTTGCAAGGGGTGCGCGAACGGGCACATTTGCGGGAAGACGATATTCGCCTGTACCCCGTGCATACACCCGCCGCGATTTGGGCAGCAGGTCAGCAAAACAGCGCGGTGGAAGATTTGTACGCGGGTAAAGCCAGCGCGACACCCGCAGACACGGGCTGGTTACAACAACTTAAACAAACACTCTTCGGTTAG
- the cas2 gene encoding CRISPR-associated endonuclease Cas2: MKRNAAVIAYDIVEDSRRRQVHRCLKAWGLASQYSLFECQLSAREAEELFLQLTALIDLQTDSLMLTWMDTQRSPRMVTAVKHTHNFQAPLWYEG, encoded by the coding sequence ATGAAACGCAACGCCGCCGTCATCGCTTACGACATCGTGGAAGACTCGCGCCGCCGTCAGGTACACCGCTGCCTGAAAGCGTGGGGGTTGGCTTCCCAATATTCGCTGTTTGAGTGCCAACTGAGTGCGCGGGAAGCGGAAGAGCTGTTCCTGCAACTCACGGCCTTGATCGACCTGCAAACCGATAGTTTGATGCTGACCTGGATGGATACGCAGCGTTCGCCGCGCATGGTTACTGCGGTCAAACACACCCATAACTTCCAAGCGCCACTCTGGTACGAGGGTTAA
- a CDS encoding DUF1887 family CARF protein, which produces MHIHICLVSQQLLANYIPIRMDKPDQVHLVSSLDMQKKGLTTRFETLLKQGGFNSVTHTGMPDAGMAEIQRFTRTLYETLTRQYPHAHLTVNITGGTKLMSVAMLDIFSAAGHAVIYTDTAKDTLERVHNCTLEPLPAVLGIEEYLLAYGATVHNSASWHNEWKNRAVKRSAAAELLARATQDKKLKALITVLNAMAMNALSPNGDELLAPEQAFKFPLTGEQLTLVKSLAAQDLFTLHKNRLNVTFVDAERTRFIGGHWLEEYAWHIAEQTGLNDVACGVEIDWENSRTHNELDILAVHNNRLLIIECKTVRFSDDRQKSNNTLYKINSLGESLRGLFGQKVLLSAWGVSPTMLDRAKTQGIKILRPHELAAYIQQWSGVTA; this is translated from the coding sequence ATGCACATTCACATTTGTTTGGTTTCCCAACAATTGCTGGCGAATTACATCCCGATTCGCATGGATAAACCCGACCAAGTGCATTTGGTTAGCTCGCTGGATATGCAAAAGAAAGGGCTAACCACGCGCTTTGAAACCTTGTTAAAGCAAGGCGGGTTCAATAGCGTGACCCATACCGGAATGCCTGATGCGGGCATGGCAGAGATTCAACGCTTCACACGCACACTGTACGAAACGCTGACACGGCAATACCCCCATGCGCACCTAACGGTGAATATCACGGGTGGCACTAAGTTAATGTCGGTCGCCATGCTCGATATTTTCAGTGCGGCAGGACACGCGGTTATCTACACCGACACGGCTAAAGATACCTTGGAGCGCGTCCATAATTGCACCCTCGAACCCTTGCCAGCCGTATTGGGGATTGAGGAGTATCTGCTGGCTTATGGGGCAACGGTTCACAATAGCGCGTCATGGCATAATGAATGGAAAAATCGTGCGGTTAAGCGCAGTGCCGCTGCTGAATTGTTGGCACGTGCTACCCAAGACAAAAAGCTGAAAGCGCTCATTACTGTCCTTAATGCCATGGCGATGAATGCGCTCTCACCCAATGGCGATGAATTGCTTGCGCCCGAACAAGCCTTTAAGTTTCCCCTCACTGGTGAGCAACTCACCTTGGTAAAATCTCTGGCTGCACAAGATCTGTTTACCTTGCATAAAAACCGCCTAAACGTGACGTTTGTGGATGCGGAACGTACCCGCTTCATCGGTGGGCATTGGCTGGAAGAATACGCATGGCACATTGCCGAACAAACCGGTTTAAACGACGTAGCGTGCGGGGTAGAAATCGACTGGGAAAACAGCCGCACTCACAATGAATTGGATATTCTCGCGGTTCACAACAACCGCTTGCTGATTATTGAATGCAAGACGGTGCGCTTTAGCGATGACCGCCAAAAATCCAATAACACCCTTTACAAAATCAACAGTCTGGGCGAAAGTTTACGCGGGCTATTTGGGCAAAAAGTGCTGCTCAGTGCGTGGGGAGTTTCCCCGACGATGCTGGATCGCGCCAAAACCCAAGGCATCAAAATCCTACGCCCGCACGAACTCGCCGCCTACATTCAACAATGGTCTGGAGTAACCGCATGA